In Mustela lutreola isolate mMusLut2 chromosome 16, mMusLut2.pri, whole genome shotgun sequence, the genomic window TATGACCATGGCCATGGTGTGGGTCCTGCTGCTGGTAACTGCAGGGCTGAGCATGGCCACAGCTGGCCCCGTCCCCACTTCTAAGCCCACCACAACCTGGAAGGGCTGTGACATTGGCAGGTTCAAATCTCTGTCACCACGGGAGCTGGAGGCCTTCAAGATGGCCAAGGATGCTTTGGTGAGTCCCTATGATTATGGATTAACCTCTACTCCTCTTGCTTTGGCCCAGGTGCCACCTGGCTACAGTGGGCTAACCTCTATATCCTCCTGCAATGGGCTAGCCTCTGTCCTTTCTGCTGTGCATTAAACTCAAGCCCTCCTTCGAGGTCAGCCTCCATCCTTGCTGCTATGAGCTAGCCTCCAGCCTTCCTACTGTGGGCTAAACCTCTGCTCTTACTCTCTAGGAAAATTCACTAAAAAACTGGAGTTGCAGCTCCCGCCTCTTCCCTAGAAACCGGGACCTGAGACAGCTGCAGGTGAGTTGGAAGTGAGGCCATACTTGCCCTCACCTGGCCCCTCTCCCTCATTCTTTAAGTGGCTCCTTGCCTCCTTTATCTCACCTGTCCTCCCCTCTGTCTGGTCTCCCCTCGCCTGTCCTGTGCCACCCCCCCACAGccctgccacccccccaccccccatccttcCTCAACTGCTACCTTGACCCTATCCCTCCCTTGGGTCCctttcccatccaagtactaaccaggccccaccctgcttagcttccgagatcagacaaGATTGGGTGTGTTCACGGTGGTATGGCTATAGACTCTTAAGTTCCTTTCTATCacctctttgcctctccccacaTCCCTCTTTCACCTGTCCCCATCACTCTTACCTAATTCCTTCtcatttctcccttctctctccaggTTCTAACTCCCACCCAAGCCCCTTGCCCTGGCCAGCTTGTCACTGTCTAGTTTCAATGCcgattccctctgcccctctcacctgACCTCCCCACCACTGATTCTCCCTTGTGTCCCCCATCGTCTTTCTTCCACTGCCTTTTCCCAGAGTCTGCGCCTCCTTCCTTCACCTTGGTCACCTGTGCAGCCAGCAGcaccccctccccttgcttcccTAACCTGTCTCTGTTCACCCATCCCCTTCCCATCTCTCCGAACTTCTGTGACCCCCATGAGCCACATTTCACTTGTCCCACCTCAGTCTTTCTCCTGTATCTTCCCTTAGGTTTCTGCCGCACCTCTATCCTTCATCTGCATCCTTCTGCATGTgttcccttcccctgcctccttctTACCTGACCCATCACCTATCCCCATCCTCTGTCACCTATCACCTGCCCTCTTTCCCTGCACTCCTGACCTGCCCCCACATAACTGGGTCTTCTTGCCTCCGCTTCCTTACCTTTCCACCTTGTCTGTTCTTTCTCACCTCTCCTCAGGTGTGGGAGCGCCCCGCGGCCTTGGAGGCTGAGCTGACCTTGACCCTAAAGGTCCTGGAGACCATGGCTGATAGGTCCCAGGGGAGCATCCTGGACCAGCCCCTTCACACTCTGCGCCACATCCACTCTGTGCTCCAGGCCTGTGTGagtgcttggggcacctgggtcctcTCTGTGGAGTCTGGGCATAGGGGACATCAcccctctgccccaggccccaCCTCATACACCACCCTCCTCTGCCCACAGGTCAAGGCTCAGCCCACAGTAGGCCCCCATCCCCAGGGCCGCCTCCACCACTGGCTGCACCGGCTTCATGAAGCCTCAAAGAAGGTGAGTGACTCAAGAGGGGGATGGATGCCCAGGCCCTGAGTGAGGGAGGAGGTGGACACCTGGGAAATGGCAAATATGTCTCCTTTCTCAGGAGTCACAAGGCTGCCTCGAGGCCTCTGTCCTGTTCAACCTCTTCCGCCTCCTCaaaaaggacctggaatgtgtcGCCAGTGGAGACCTGTGTGTCTGAGGACCTGgacccacccccagcccatcTGAGACCCCAGACCTTAAGTGATACACTAAGCCCCAGACCTGCCTTAAGTTATTTCCTCTCCCCCTTTATTTATGAAACTGGAGTGCTGACCCAAAAGAAATGcttgtttttctacttttatacAATATGCACAAGTAAACAGGAAGGAATTGGAACCTTCTGTGATAAGTGAGTCCTTGGGTACGTGTAGAATTGTGAGTCTGCGACTGAGTGTGGGTGTCTGGGAGGTGGAGGTAAAATGTGTAACCGgctgtgtatatttatgtgtgcCTGATTTCCGTGACCATGTGCATGTATGCATGTAAGTGAGTGTCTGCCTGAACCTGGGTCTGACTGTAGGTGCCTAATAGCAAGTTCGCGCCCACATGTACGCCGTTCTGTGAACATGTAACACACGTTTAtatgtctctctgtctgtcccgtCTGTGAACTGGATATCTCTCTGTTCCATGGGTACCTAGGACACAGAGAGGTCTAATCAAGACGGtttatcctggggcgcctgggtggctcagtgggttaagccgctgccttcggctcaggtcatgatctcagggtcctgggatcgagacccgcatcgggctctccgctcggcagggagcctgcttcctcctctctctctctctgcctgcctctctgcctacttgtaatctctgtctgtcaaataaataaataaaatctttaaaaaaaaaaaaaaaaagacggttTATCCTGTAATGAGTATAAGAAACCCAACTCAAGTGGGGAAAGCAAAATTGAGTTTATTATCACACATAACAAAAAGTCAGCTCATAGGACTGGTCTAGGATGGGTTAATTCATTATTTAGCAATGTTTTTGAGAAccaaattctttccatttctgttggctgattctttttttttttttttaagattttttactcatttatttgacagatggagaccacaagtaggcagagaggcaggcagagagagagggggaagcaggctccccactgagtggaaagcctgatgcggagttcgatcccaggaccctgggatcatgacctgaggcagaggctttaacccactgagccacccaggtgccccatctgttGGCTGATTCTTACTCTGGCTACCTCATGGTCTCAAGGTGGCAGCCACAGCTCTGGCTGTCACAACCAATCACCTCAAACTTAATGGAGTAAAATGACAACCATTTGATCCTACTCATAGATTCTGTGTGTCGTAAATTTGGACAAGGCTCAATGTGGATAGCTTGCCTCTGCTCCACGATGTCTGGGGCCCTAACTCGCCTtccataggtttttgttttttaaagtttgtttatttatttattttggaaggggggagggagagatcatgagtggggggaggggcagagagaggagagaagcagactcctggctgagcggggaacctgatgtggagctcactCCAACAACCCCCAagatcacaacatgagctgaACCTGGGTCagacacctggggcacctgggtggctcagtcgttaagcatctgccttcagttcagatcatgatctcagggtcctgggatcgagccccacattaggctttctgctcagcagggagcctgcttccccctctctctatgcctgcctctctgcctacttgtgacctctctctctgtcaaataaataaataaaatcttaaaaaaaaaaaagagtcggacacttaactgactgatccaccaaGGCGCCCCTTTTCCACAGTTCTTAAAAGCGAGGAAAACTGTggcacctcaaataaataagtaaaaggtttaatttatttatttgagagatatcgcttctcggccttttggctaagatcaagtgtatttatttgagagagttcatgggtgggggggagggacaaagggagagggaacagcagactccctgctgagcagcccccccccaacgtggggctcaatcccaggaccctgagatcatgacctgagcgggaggcagatgtttaaccaactgagacacccaggtgccccaataaataaaatatttaaaaaaattttttttttaaattaaagaaaaccttCCAGAGAAACTCCCTATTGGATGTGCATGCTtgtctcattggccagaatttaGTCACATGCTTAAGCCTAAAGCAATCAGTGGCAAGGAAGCTATAAGTTGCTCAGCCCATGGCAtgaatttctttccctttgcctgaCACCTGTTTTCGGGATTGCCTTGCAGTTTGGGATGGCCATCCAACTGAAGGGCTTCTTAAATTCATTAACATATGTAAGGAATTTAAAACAGTTCTTGGCACAGGTTAAGCCccacatatgtatttattgctcttactcttattttagaatttttttccttgatgCAAAGAAAACTCTTCCATGTGTTCCCTTCGTTCCTGCATACTTCACTAGTATGAGGATGTGAGCTCTGGAGCTGTGGTGGCCATTTTGTGGCCAGGAGGCAATGAGCCAAGCGTATGAAGCTATTCTTCTAAGGAAGGTAGAACTAAAGAGTAGGAAATTGGGTCCTTGGTGACATCAGTGAGGCATTGcaccaaaaccccaaaactccTAACTCCAGGCTtcttattaaatgagataaacagggctcctgggtagcacagtgggttaaggcctctgctttctgctcaggtcatgatcccagggtcctgggattgagccccgcatcgggctctctgctaggcggggagcctgctttctcctctctctgtctctgcctgcctctctgcctacttgtgctctctatctgtcaaataaataaataaaatcttaaaaaaaaataaatgagataaatgtCTTAAGTCATGTTAATTGCAGCCAGAGGTATCCTCACAAATTGATCTCTGTATACCCAGCATAAAGCCTAGAGAAGGTAGTCAATTAATATTCGCTAAtatggggtgcttggctggctcagttggtacagcatgcatgcgactcttgatctcagggtcttgagttcaagccccatgttgggtgtagagcttatgttatcaaatatatatatttgctaataAACATTTGAATCATATAGGACATATCTGAATTCTGGCATTTGACCCTTTTCAATAGGCATGCCAGAATTACAGTCACAAATCCCTTCTTGGAGATGCCAAGGCCTAACAAAAAATTTTGATCTGGATATATTTTGGTTTGGCCTGGTCAGTATTCATTTCTCCTGGTAAAGCTCTTCAATTTTCCTTTGGGGACTAACTCCCattttcctattctttcatttagtTGAACACGTGACTCAGGTTAGATCAGTCAGAGCACTCCATCTCCAGAGCACGGTGGCAAGCCCTCCCTTGTCCCCACGCACAACAGCCTCTGTATCCGCTGTTCCCTGTGCCTGAGACATGTCCTATCACTCTCCTGCCACCATGAAGTCTTCACCTGGTCTGTTCCCATTCATCCCTTATGTCTTAGCTAATACCACCTTCTCCCTCAAAACCATGCACCTTCTGCATGGTGTACTGGGGTTCTTACTGCTTTCATATGTCTAAAAACTTTCCCATCCTAATTTTCTGGTGACTATCTAGGGTCAATCAAATGAAATTGCCAATGTTCTGCCATTTCTAACCTATAAAACTGGCGATTTTATTTGGTTCAACCTCATATTATTTTAgtaacctcccctcccccagaacatACAACCCAGACACCTGACCCCCACCTGGCCAATCAAAGCATTACATTGGATCAGAGCAAGAATGTCATGTGACTCCAGTCAGGCCAATCAGAGCCCTGCCCTTGTccttgtccacccccccccctttaggATTGGAGGAGATTTTGCCATTTTACCTTTGGGGCTATGGTGCTAGAAGCATTAAATCTGTGTCTGTAAATAAATGGCCATTTTCCCCACATGTTGTTGAAAAGGATGAATCTGagctgagagaaacagagaagagaaatgagtgAATAAAGTGTCTGGGTGAAAATGAGTCTGACATTCAGTCTCTAAGGCAAAGTTCCTTGTAGCTTTACCCTTGACAATCTGCTCCCCAGATTTATGAGATAACAATGCCCACTTTTTAGCTCTAATCCAGGGAAGCTGCATTCCTGTCATTTGCTACCTAAAGACTGACTAATTCATGTCCCTGAACTTTGGGGCAGGGTCAGAGAGCTCTGCTGGGCTCCCAGGCTCCTGTTCTTCCTACAGCAGTAGGGCTGTGATCGCCCTCAgctctgggagggcagggaccGAGTCTGTCTTGGTCACTCCCGGGTATTCAGTGACCAGCCCAGGGCAGGCACAGAAGAGCTACTCAGACATTTCCCTTGGATGATACTCTGCCCTCTCTCACCTAGTGTACCTGTTTCTTGGGTTTAGATCTCTCAATTTTGAAAAACAGCACGGCTTTGGCATTGACTGATAACTCTCTACCAAATGAAGGAGTTACAGGTGAAGGAAGGAGGGTGGAGTGTTATCCAAAGAACTGAACTAGAGACCATGTGGGTCCCAAACATGTCGGGTAGATGGCAGCTTCTGGTTCTGTtttgaagacacacacacatcccacccCACAGCTGGGGTCTCCATGAAAATCAGACATCATATATCACTTCTACAGAAAACCCTCCACTGGCTTCTCATAGCTCGGGGAATAAAATCTAGACTCTTGACCCCAGCCCACAAGGCTCTGCAGAATCTGttccctgcttgcctctccacctcctcccctcccgcTCTCTCACTTGCTCCAGTCCAGACATACTACCTCTAAAACACTAAGGACACTCtttcctcagggcctttgcatgtgctattCACTTTGCCTGGAATGCTTTATCCTGGCTCTTTCTACAAGGGATTTCTTCAGCTCCAGCATCATACTCCTTGAGCCCCCAATCTAAAGTAGGCCTCCTGGTCAGTCCCCGTTCCTTCCCGTTCTCATTCTTTCCATGGCATTTATTTACCCCCAGACACATCATTTATGTGCTTGTTTACTCTCATCCCCATGCCTAGAATATAGGCTCCATGGGGGAGgggtttgttttatttggttatttttttcactgttgtATCCCCTGCACAGGGCCCAGTACACAGTACAGgctcaataaagctttattgggcGAATCGGAGACAATATAGTCAGATGGTTGGGTGTGCAGGATT contains:
- the LOC131818442 gene encoding interferon lambda-1-like encodes the protein MTMAMVWVLLLVTAGLSMATAGPVPTSKPTTTWKGCDIGRFKSLSPRELEAFKMAKDALENSLKNWSCSSRLFPRNRDLRQLQVWERPAALEAELTLTLKVLETMADRSQGSILDQPLHTLRHIHSVLQACVKAQPTVGPHPQGRLHHWLHRLHEASKKESQGCLEASVLFNLFRLLKKDLECVASGDLCV